Part of the Micromonospora rhizosphaerae genome is shown below.
GGCCGGTCGCCGATCAGGGCCAGGGCCTCGGTCATCAGCCGGCCGGCCAGCCCGCCACCGCGGGCGGCCGGAGCGACCACGACCCGGCCGATCCGGGCCACGCCGCCCGGGTCGGCCAGGATCCGGAGGTACGCGACGATCTCCCCGTCGCGGGTCAGCCAGAGGTGCCGGGTGCCGGGTTCGACGTCCCGGCCGTCCAGTTCCGGGTACGGGCACGCCTGCTCCACCACGAACACGTCGATGCGCAGCCGGAGCAGGTCGTGGAAGGTACGGGCGTCCAGGTCGGCGAACGCGGCGACCCGGACCTCGATGGTCTGCGGCGGCATCCCGCGATCGTAGGCGGTCAGTCGGGGCCCGCTGGAGGGCGTCGGGGGCGGCGCCCGTCGCCCGTGCGGAGGACAACACCACGGGGAGCGACATGCCTCTTCGGCAGATTCACTGCCTCCCAGGCATATCGCTCCCCGGGTATGTGCCGGGGCGGCGCGACCCCTGGCGTCGAGTGTGGGCCCGGTGCTGGTCAGGCCGGGCGGGCGCCGACGGCGTCGCGGACCTCGGCACCCTGGGCGCCCTCCACCGCCCGGGCACAGTGCGCGCAGCAGAAGAAGCGCCCGGACACCTCGACGCCGTGGCCGACGATCTTGATCTGGCAGTGCTCGCAGATCGGCGCCATCCGGTGGATCGCGCACTCGA
Proteins encoded:
- a CDS encoding GNAT family N-acetyltransferase, translated to MPPQTIEVRVAAFADLDARTFHDLLRLRIDVFVVEQACPYPELDGRDVEPGTRHLWLTRDGEIVAYLRILADPGGVARIGRVVVAPAARGGGLAGRLMTEALALIGDRPCVLEAQTYLVDFYAGHGFTVSGAEYVEDGIPHTPMRRGT
- a CDS encoding Prokaryotic metallothionein; this translates as MATCEVCGNDYWGAFEVRTASGAVHTFDSFECAIHRMAPICEHCQIKIVGHGVEVSGRFFCCAHCARAVEGAQGAEVRDAVGARPA